AAAAGATCTTGAAAAAGCATATTGGTCAGCTGAAAGTGAAGCGATGACAGCTTTTGGTGATGGGACTATGTATATGGAAAAATATATACAAAATCCACGCCATATAGAAGTTCAAATCATTGGAGATAGTTTTGGAAATGTGATCCATATTGGCGAGAGAGATTGCTCTATGCAAAGACGCCACCAAAAACTTATAGAAGAATCTCCAGCAATTTTACTCGATGAAAAAACCCGTGCAAGACTTCATGAAACAGCAGTAAAAGCTGCTAAGGCTATAAGCTATGAGGGCGCAGGAACTTTTGAATTTTTAGTGGATAAAAATTTGGATTTTTATTTTATAGAGATGAATACGCGTTTGCAAGTTGAGCATTGTGTGAGTGAAATGGTAAGTGGGATTGATATTATTGAACAAATGATCAAAGTAGCTGAAGGCTATGCTTTACCATCTCAAGAAAATGTAAGATTAAAAGGACATTCTATAGAGTGTAGAATCACAGCTGAAGATCCTAAGACTTTCTTGCCAAGTCCAGGTAAAATTATCAAGTATGTTCCACCTGCAGGACGCAATGTCAGAATGGAAAGCCATTGCTATCAAGACTATAGCGTGCCACCGTATTATGACTCTATGATAGGGAAACTTGTGGTTTGGGCAGAAGATCGCAACAAAGCTATTTCAAAAATGAAAGTAGCTTTAGATGAGCTGATTATAGGTGGGATTAAAACCACTAAAGATTTTCATCTTGCAATGATGGATAATCCTGATTTTATTAATAATAATTACGATACTAACTATCTTGCTAGACATTGATCAAGATGGATTTTTTCCATCTTGATTTTATCTTAAATATTCTATATTGATTTTTGAGCGTAATTTATCAAAATAATCTTGTATATAATTTTGTCTTTGCTCGCTTACATAGGCATTGAGCACTTCATTTTTAATTTGATAATATTCTGGAGTTTGCCCTTTAGATTTATCATTTACTTGATAAATTTCATAACCCTTTTGTGAATTTAAAACCGGAGAAAAGCCTCCTAAAGGGATAGGTGATAAAAGTCCTAGGAGTCTTGGATCTGAATTGTTAGGAGTTAGAATAGCTTTTTCTGCTTTAAGTGGAGTTTTTATAGCAGCTCTTATATTTTCTAGATCTTGAGCGTTATTAGAACGATAGATATTTACATTAATTTCGGTAAAAAATGTAAATTTGTTTTTATTTTGTTCGAAAAAATTTTTAGCTCCTTCATCGCTAAAATCGGTTTTAGCGGTGCTGGCAATTTTTTCATAGAGTTTTCTTTTTTCGAAATCTTTTTTAAAATTACTACGAAATTGTTCGTAATTTTGCCCCTTGATTTGCAAATCTTTTTTAAAGTCTTCAAGCGAAATTTTATTTTGCATTAACATTTTATCAATAGCATTATCAAGCTCAAGTTCGCTTGTGTAAATTCCAAATTGTTTTATTTGTGAAAGTTCCATTTTTTCATTAATCAAAATTCCCAAAGCTTGATTTTTAGATATATTTAAAGCTTTCATGGTTTGCTCTATATCATAGGTTGTAATAGGCTCTTTATCTACCACTACGGCAATAGCATTTATAGTATTTGCATGAGTTAAGCTTATAAAAAATATAAAACTTAGTAAAATTTTCTTCATTTCAAACCTTTATTTAAGTGTAAATATCGCATTATATCAATTAAAATTTAAGAAAAGGCAAAAAATGACAGGAAAACTCACGACTCGTTTCGCTCCAAGCCCTACAGGATATTTACATATAGGCGGTTTAAGAACTGCTCTTTATAGCTATTTGTATGCAAGAAAAAACAAGGGTAATTTTTTACTTCGTATTGAAGATACGGATTTAAAAAGAAATTCTAAAGAAGCTACGCAAGCTATCATAGAAGCCTTTAAATGGTGCGGTTTGGATTATGATGGCGAGGTAACTTACCAATCTGAACGCTTTGATCTTTATAAAAAATATATACAAAAACTTTTAGATGAGGGCAAGGCTTATTATTGTTATATGAGTAAAGAAGAACTTGATGAGCTCCGTGCTAAACAAGAAGCAGCTAAAGAACGTCCAAGATATGATGGCAGATATAGAGATTTTACAGGCACTCCTCCAGCAAATATAGAACCTGTAGTGCGTATAAAAGCTCCTCAAGAGGGTGAAATTTGTTTTGTAGATGGTGTTAAAGGAGAGGTGAAATTTAAAGTAGAAGATATTTTAGATGATTTTATCATAGCAAGAAGCGATGGAAGTCCTACTTATAATTTTACAGTTGTAATTGATGATGCTTTAATGGGAGTAAGTGATGTGATTAGAGGAGATGATCACCTTTCAAATACCCCTAAGCAAATCGTGCTTTATGAGGCTTTAGGATTTGAAATTCCTAAATTTTACCATGTAGCTATGATACATGGAGAAGATGGCAAAAAGCTTTCAAAACGACATGGAGCAACCGATGTGATGGAATACAAGGCTATGGGAATTTTACCTCAAGCCTTATTAAATTTTTTGGTGCGTTTGGGATGGAGTCACGGTGATGATGAGGTTTTTTCTTTAGAAGATCTTAAAAAGCTTTTTGATCCAAATCATATTAACAAAAGTGCTTCTTGTTATAATTTTAAAAAACTTGAATGGCTCAATGCTCATTATATCAAGACTTTACCTTTTGAAGAAATCAATCGTCAATTAAAAGATCTAGGCTTTGATTTAAGTGCTTATGCAAAAGCAGGATTTTTGCTGGATTTATTAAGAGAGCGTGCAAAAACTTTACTTGAAATTATTAGCGGAGCTAAAAGTATCATTGAAGCGCCACAAAATTATGATGAAAATGCTATAAATAAATTTATAAATGAAAATAATCTTTTACTGCTTCAAAACTATGCAAATGAGTTAAATGAAGAGAAAAGTGCAAAAGATTTTGAAGAATTTACTAACGAATTCTTACAAAAAAATGAGGTAAAATTAAAAGATTTGGCTCAACCTATACGCATAGCTCTAACAGGAAGTGCGGTTAGTCCTAGCATTTTTGAAGTTTTAGAGTTTTTAGGGGTCAATGAATGTAAAAAAAGAATAGAAAAATTTTTAGATTTTAAAGGAAAATAATGAATTTAAAAGAAGAGGCTTTAAGATACCACTTAGGGGGTAAGATAGATATAAAACCATCAAAACCTATGAATTCAAGCCATGATTTATCTTTGGCTTATAGCCCAGGTGTTGCAGAACCTTGCATTGAAATTGCTTCTAACAATGAGCTTGCTTATACTTATACAAACAAAGCGAATTTAGTAGCTATCGTTAGTGATGGTTCTGCGGTTTTAGGTCTTGGAAATATCGGTGCGCAAGCTTCTAAACCTGTTATGGAAGGTAAGGCTTGCTTGTTTAAAAAATTTGCTGATGTAAATGCGTATGATTTAGAAATCGAAGCACACAGCATTGAAGAAATTGTTGCTTTTTGCAAAGCCATAGCACCGACTTTTGGTGGAATCAATTTAGAAGATATTTCAGCGCCTAAATGTTTTGAAATCGAAGCGGCTTTGCAAAATTTAGGAATTCCTGTAATGCATGATGATCAGCATGGAACTGCTATTATCTCAACTGCAGGGCTTATGAATGCTATGGAGATAAGCGGTAAAAAATTTGAAGACATTAAAGTTGTTGTAAGCGGAGCAGGAGCTGCGGGTATTGCTAGTGCTAGAATGTATAGAAATTTAGGTGTTAAAAATATCATTCTTGTAGATAGTAAGGGTGTGGTCAATAAAAAAAGAACGGATTTAAATCAATACAAACTTGAATTTGTAAGCGATACACAAGCAGATACTTTAAAAGAGGCTATGAAAGATGCGGATGTATTTTTGGGACTGAGTGCACCAAAGATACTAGATGATGAAATGATTTTGTCTATGGCAAAAGATCCTGTTATTTTTGCTTTGGCAAATCCTATTCCAGAGGTGATGCCTGAAGATGTAGCAAGACTTAGAAAAGATGCTATTGTAGGAACAGGAAGGAGTGATTATCCTAATCAAATCAATAATGTTTTAGGCTTTCCTTTTATTTTCCGTGGAGCTTTAGATGTGCGTGCGACAAAAATCACTGAAAATATGAAAGTAGCTGCAGCAAGAGCTTTGGCGGATTTAGCAAAGCTACCTGTAAGCGATGCGGTGAAAAATGCTTACAATATAAGCCACTTAGAATTTGGAAAAGATTATGTTATCCCAAAACCTTTTGATGAGAGAGTTAAGGCTGTTGTAAGTACTGCAGTGGCTGCTGCAGCTGTAAAAGATGGGGTAGCTTTGCTTAAAGAATTTGATGAAAAAGCATATTTTGAGAGTTTAAAATGAAAAATATTCATCATATATGCCATCCTTTGATAGAGCATAAATTAGGATTTTTGCGCGATAAAGAAACCAAACCCTTTCATTTTAGAATGCTCATTGATGAGATTTCTACTTTCTTGCTTTTTGAAGCGACTAAAGATTTATGTTTAAAAGAAACACAAATTCAAACCCCTGTTGCTAATGCCAAGGTAAAAAGATTAGATGAAAAGATTATGATATGCCCTATTTTAAGGGCGGCTTTGGGTATGCTTGATAGTATTTTTAGACTTATTCCTGATGCTAGTGTAGGATTTTTGGGTTTTGTTAGAAATGAAAAAACGCTCAAGGCGGATTTTTATTTTCAAAAACTTCCTAAAGATGCAAAAGAACGCACTGCTATTGTTATAGACCCTATGTTCGCAACAGGTGGTACAGCCATAGATGCTTGCAATTTTTTAAAAGATCAAGGGGTAAAAAAGATTAAATTCATTTCTATACTCGCAGCCCCTCAAGGTCTTGAAAATTTTGCAAAAATTCACAGCGATGTTGAACTTTATGTAGCCTCAATTGATGAAAGCTTAAATGAAAAAGGTTATATAGTTCCAGGACTTGGGGATGCGGGAGATAGGGTTTTTAATACCTTGGATTAAAATGATTTTTGGAAAAATTGATTATATTAATCTTTTACCTTTGCATATTTATCTTAAAAAGTATCCACTACCCAATGGTTATAAAGCAAGCATGGAATACAAAAAAGGTGTGCCAAGTAAGCTAAATAAGGATTTGTTTTATAGAAGAGTTGATGCTGCTATTGTTTCAAGCATAGAAAGTGCTAGAAAAAAATATAAAAATTTAGATTTGGGCATTTGTGCCAATAAAAGAGTTTTGAGTGTTTTAGTGGAAAGAAATACGCTCAATGCTAAAGATCCAAGCTCGGCAACTTCTAATGCTTTAGCTAAGGTTTTAAAACAAGAGGGGAGGGTGATTATAGGTGATAAGGCTTTAAAGCTTTATCTGCAAGATCCTTCTAAGTATATTGATTTGTGTGCAAAATGGCATGAAAAAACAGGATTACCTTTTGTTTTTGCTAGATTTTCTTGTGTGCAAAAAAAAGCTTTATATAAACAAATCTTAAAAAAATTTCCAAAAACAAAGATTAAAATTCCTTATTATATACTTCAAAATTATGCGACAACGAGAAATTTGGATATAAAAGATATGAGATATTATCTAGATGAAATTATATATTATAAAATTTCCACCAAAGAAAAAGCAGCCTTAAAGCGTTTTATAAAAGCTTGCAAGGCTTTAAATCCTACTTGATTAATGTTCAAATTCTCTAAGTTCTTTAACTGTTCCAAGTAAGATTACAACATCTCCACCATAAACAGTAGTTGTTTCTAAATCAGGCAGTATTTCCCAGTCTGTATTGAGCTTTTTATAGCTGATAACTTTCATATTTTGCGCAATGTGTTTTAATGAATTTCCTGCTAATTTATCATCTATGGTGATTTTAATAGCGCGGATGGTATTAGCCGATAGATCAAAAACTTCATAATCTGCATCTTTAGTTAAAAAGTCTTTTACAAGTTTTTTAGCACTTTCTTTTTCGGGATAAATTACTTTTGTAGCTCCTAGTTTGGATAGAATTTGCCCATGAATATTAGAAGTAGCTTTTGCGATAATATTATTAACCCCTATGTCCTTAAGAGCCATTAGGGTAAGTATGGATTTTTCAACATTTTCGCCTATGCTTACAATCACGACTTCTACATCATGAAAACCTGCTTCTTTAAGTGCTGAAATATTAGTAGAATCTAAGATATAAGCATAGCTTGGTGAATTTTGTATGCTTTTTAAAGCTTCTTCATCTTTATCGGCTATGATTACAGTATGCCCTCCAGCAATAAGCTCATCTGCGACTACGGATCCAAATTTTCCAAGTCCTATAACCCCGTAACTAAGCTTTTTCATTATATTTAACCTTTATAAATAGATTTTTCCTTTAGGAAATTTGATATGCATTGCTTTATCTTGTTGAAAGACAGAAAGTAAAAATGCAAAAACACCAATCCTTCCGCTTAACATCATAATAATAATAATAATTTTGCTTGGATTGCTAAATAAAGCACAAAGCGAAAGATCTCCTCCATCTCCTACTGAAATTCCTACTGTTGCAAATGCTGATGAGGTTTCAAAAAGCAGATGAATAAAATTAAATTCTGATTCTAGCAAAGAAAGGAAAATAACCGCTATAACTATATAAACAGCCGAACCCACTGCTATAATAAATGCTCTTGAAATAATCTCTTGTGGAATTTCGTGGTTGAAAATTCTTACTCTTCCATTGCGAATGCTCCAGTAAGCATAAAACAAAAGCACTACAACAGTTGTGATTTTCATTCCGCCTGCCGTCCCACCCGGTGCTCCTCCAATCACCATAAACAAAGAGCCAAAAAACAAACTCGCATCATGCAAACCACTCATATCGAGTGTATTAAACCCTGCTGTGCGGTAATTGATCGCAATAAAATAAGAACTTAAAATTTTATCAAAAAGAGAAAAGCTACCTATGGATTTTGGATTAGCATATTCTAAAAGAAAAATAATAAGAGTTGAAGAAACAATAAGAAAAAGGGTCGCCATAATAACAACTTTAGTATGCAAGCTTAAATTTTGCAGTCTTTTTCTTTGAAAAAAATACAATTCAACTAAGACAAAATACCCAAGCCCACCAATGATAATAAGAGAAGTAAAGATAAGATTAATAGCTACATCGTGTTTGTAAGCAAGAAGTCCATTTTCAAAAATAGTAAAGCCTGAATTATTAAAAGCGCTGATTGAGTGAAAAAATCCAAACCATAAGGCCTTGCCAAAATTCATTTCAAGTGCAAAACGCATAGTAAGAAGTATGGTGCCTATAAGTTCTATTGTGAAAATAAATAGTAAAACTTTTTTAAAGAATTTAAAAAGTCCCTCCATTGAAGGATAAAATAAAGATTCTTTAAGCAAATTTCTACCATTAAAACCTACTTTTTTGCGTATGATTAAGTAAACAAAAAGCCCTATACTCATATAACCTAAGCCACCAATTTGAACTAAAATTAAAATAATAATTTGTCCTGCCAAGGTAAAATCAACTGCTGTATTTTTAACAATAAGTCCAGTCATACTAACGGCTGAAGTACTAGTAAAAAAAGCATCGATAAAACTAATAGGACTTGTATGAGCCCAGCTTGAATGCAAAAGAATAGCACCAAGTAAAGCAATCACAATATATCCTGCTAGCAAAATTTTAAAAGTTCGTCTGTCTAAGCCAAATTGTTTCAAAAAATCCTCTTTGGTTGTTTGATTTTAAATCGACTATTCTATCGGATTAAAACTTTAAGGCAAATAAAATTTTATTTTTATATTTAAACTTAAATTAAAGAAAAAAAGTATAATTACACTTTATTTTTTAAAGATGATTTGGTTGGATAGCTCAGTCGGTAGAGCAGCAGACTGAAAATCTGCGTGTCGGCAGTTCGATTCTGCCTCTAACCACCATCATTTTATTTTTTATTAAAAATGACTTTAATTTCTTCCTAAGTTATTCATTTAAATTTTATCTAAAAATTTATCTCATATTATATCTTAACATGTTAGCTATAATTTATTTTTTATTATTTTATAATGCGACTTTTTTGATTAAAAAATACATTCTAAAAAATTAAAATAAATAATTTTTGTATATTTAGGATTTAAAGTTGTAGATAGATTTTGGTTGCGAAGGGGAGATTTGAACTCCCGACCTTCGGGTTATGAGCCCGACGAGCTAACCACTGCTCTACTTCGCGACAACTGAATTTGTGTTTGAAGTTTGATTTGTGGATGGGGTAAAGGGATTCGAACCCCTGAATGACAGGACCAAAACCTGTTGCCTTACCGCTTGGCGATACCCCAATGATTTAATTTTCAAAAAGTAAAAACGAGATTATAATCAATTTTAATTTATTTGTCAAGCAAATAAAGTTATAATTTTAAAAAAAATAATATTTAAGGATTATTAATGAAGTTTGTAAGCATTGAACAAGCGATTAAGGATTTACAAGAAGGAAAAATGCTTGTAATGGTAGATGCAGAAGATAGAGAAAATGAAGGAGATTTGATTTTTCCAGCTCAATTTAGCACTAAAGAAAAGGTAAATTTTATGATAAAAGAAGCTAGAGGAGTTGTATGTGTAGCACTCGCAGAAGAGCTTGCAAGAAAATTTGAACTTCCTTTAATGGTACCCAAAAATACTTCAAATCATGAAACAGCTTTTACGATCACAGTGGATGCAAAAGATGCAACCACAGGTGTGAGTGCCTATGAAAGAGATATGACGATAAAAATTTTTGCAGATGATAATGCAAAAGCAAGTGATTTTGTATGCCCTGGACATATAAATCCTTTGATAGCTAAAAAAGGTGGTGTTTTAGAACGCACAGGTCACACAGAAGGAACGGTTGATCTTTGTCAATTAGCAGGGCTTAAACAAGCTTGTGTGATTTGTGAGATTGTTAAAGATGATGGAGATATGGCAAGAAGAAGTGATTTGGAGGAATTTTGCGCCAAGCATAATCTAAATATGATAGCCGTTTCTGATATTATAGAATATCGTTTAAAGAATGAAAGCCTTATTAAATTACAAGAAAAAAGTGATGCTATTTTAGCAGGTTTTAAAGCGCAAAAATTTATTTTTACAGATCATAATAATGCTCAACATATAGCATTTGCATTCAAAGAAATTCAAAAATGTGAAAATGTTAAATTTCATATTAGTGGAAGTGATTTTGAGCTTTTAACTTCTGATAAATTTTCTAAATTATTAGATCAAATTTGTTTTTTAAGTGAAAATGGAGGAGTGATAGTTTTTATGCAGGGTGAAAAATCAAGCGCAACTCAATTTAAAAATTATGGCATAGGTGCGCAAATTCTAAGGTATTTTGGTATAGAAGAGATTAAGCTTATGTCGCAAAGTTGCGATAAGGATTATATAGGCTTAAAAGGTTTTGGATTAAATCTTAAAATTTGTAATTTTAACTAAAATAAAAGGATATACAATGACTTTAAAAGAACAGATATTAAATGATATTAAAGAAGCAATGAAGCAAAAAGATGATTTTAAACGCGATACTTTAAGAACGCTAAATGCTGCGTTTAAACAGGTTGAAGTAGATGAAAGAATAGAATTAGATGATGAAAGAATTTTAAAAATTATCACAAGTGAGATTAAAAAGCGCAAAGATGCTATAGAGCTTTATTCCAAAGGTGGAAGAGAAGATTTGGCGCAAAAAGAACAAAAAGAAATAGCACTTTTTGAAAGTTATTTACCTCAACAATTAAGCGATGAGGAATTACAAACAGCCTTAAAAGAGTTGATTGCAAATTTAGGGGTTAGTTCTTTAAAAGATCAAGGTTTGGTAATGAAGGAAGCAAAGGCTAAATTTGGAGCCAGAGTGGATGGAAAAAGATTAAATGTAACACTTAGAGAGCTTTTAAATTAAAATTTTCAAACTTTTTTATATTTTATCTAAATAAAAGATTGAATTATTGTTATAATTTGATTTTCAAAGGAGGCCTTATGAGAAAAATAAGCGGTTCGGCAATGATTTGCGAAGCTTTAAAAGAAGAGAATGTTAAGATAGTTTTTGGTTATCCTGGTGGAGCAGCCTTAAATATTTATGATGAAATTTATTTACAAAAGTATTTTAAGCATATTTTGGTGCGTCATGAGCAAGCTGCTGTGCATGCAGCTGATGCTTATGCGAGAATGAGCGGTGAAGTGGGTGTAGCTGTTGTTACAAGTGGTCCTGGTTTTACCAATACTATCACAGGACTTGCGACAGCTTATAGTGATTCTATACCTTTGGTTTTGATTTCAGGTCAAGTTGCAAATTCATTAATAGGCACTGATGCTTTTCAAGAGATTGATGCTGTAGGAATTTCTCGTCCCTGTGTAAAACATAATTATTTAGTTACTTGTATAGAAGAATTTCCAAGAATACTAAAAGAAGCTTTTTACATAGCAAAAAGTGGAAGAAAAGGTCCTGTGCACATTGATGTACCAAAAGATGTAAGCGCAGCACTTGGCATTTGGGATTATCCAAAAGAAATTTCAATGAAAACTTATAAGCCTATTTATAAAGGAAATTCAAAACAAATTAAGAAATTGGCTGAAAATTTAGAAGAAGCCAAGCGTCCTCTTTTTTATCTTGGGGGTGGATGTATAGCGTCAAATGCGGCTGATGAGATCAGGGAGCTTGTTAAGATTACTCAAATTCCAGCCGTTGAAACCCTAATGGCTCTTGGAACCTTAAGAAGCGATGATGAGCTAAATCTTAAAATGGCAGGAATGCATGGAAGCTATACGGCTAATATGGCTTTAAGTGAATGTGATTTATTAGTAGCAATAGGCGCGCGTTTTGATGATAGGATTACAGGTAAAACAAGTGAATTTGCTAAGCATTCTAAAATAGTGCATATTGATATAGATCCAAGTTCTATTTCTAAGATTATCAATGCACATTTCCCTATAGTTGGAGATATCAAAGAAGTTGTTAAAGAGCTTTTGGAAGAATTGAAAAAAAATCAATTTAAGTCAAATATCCATGAGTGGAGACAAACTCTTAAACGCTACGATGAGCTTTATCCTTTAGCTTATGAAGATAGCGATGAGGTTTTAAAACCTCAATGGGTAATACAAGAGTGTGCAAAACTTGCTCCAGATGCAAGGATAATTACTGATGTGGGACAGCATCAAATGTGGGTTGCGCAATTTTATCCTTTTAATTATCCAAGACAGCTTGCAACCAGTGGTGGGCAAGGAACAATGGGATATTCTTTACCTGCTGCTTTGGGCGCAAAGCTTGCAGTAGGAGAAGAAGTTGTTATAAATTTTGTGGGTGATGGTTCTGTTTTAATGAATATTCAAGAATTAATGACAGCTTATGAAAATGGTATTAAAACCATAAATATTATTTTAAACAATTCATTCTTAGGAATGGTTCGCCAGTGGCAAAGTATGTTTTATGAAGAGCATTTTTCGGCTACAGATTTAAGTTTGCAAGCAGATTTTATAAAAATAGCTGAAGGTTTTGGATGTGAAGGATATAATATAAAAACAAAAGATGAATTTCACACAGCATTTAAGCAAGCTTTAGAGTCCAATAAAACAAGCTTGCTTAATGTATTTATAGATCGTTTTGAAGATGTACTTCCTATGGTGCCAGCGGGCGGAGCTATTTATAATATGATTTTACCAAAATTAAAGGATAAGCAATGAGACGTGTTTTATCGGTTATAGTTTTAAATGAACATGGTGTGCTTTCTCGTATTGTAGGACTTTTTTCAGGTAGGGGATATAATATCGATAGCTTAACCGTCGCTCCTTTGCCAGGTGGAGAATTTTCTCGTATCAATATAGTAACTTTTGGAGATGAGCGTGTTTTTGAGCAAATAGTAAAGCAGTTGCATAAACTCATACCTACTTATAAAGTAATAGAAAGAGATGAATTTATAGAAAAAGAAATGGCACTTGTAAAAATTCCACTCAGTGAAAATTTAGGTGGACTTGATGCCGTTTTGAAAGCTTATAATGGTACTATTGCAAATAGTAATGAAAATTTTCTTTTCTTACTTGTAGCTGATGATACAAACCGCATAGAAAATTTTCTAAAAACAATTAAAAAATACAATCCTAGCGATATTGTTCGTAGTGGATCGGTTTTAATGGAGCTTAAATGAGATTAAAAGAAATAGCGGAATTTTTAAGTTTAGAATACGAAGGCGAAGATATTGAAATAACGGCTTTAAATTCTTTATTAAGAGCAAATTTTACCGAGCTTACTTATTGTGATGGCGAAAGAAATATCAAAGATATACCCAACACAGGAGCAGCAGCGATTTTGGTCGCTAAAGAATATGAAAATTTAGTGCCTAAAGATACAAAGGCTCTTATTACCCAAAGTCCGCATTTGTGCTTTGCTTTTTTGAGTAAAATTTTTGCTAAGCCTTTATTTAGCAATGCAAAAGAAAAAGTTCAAAATATAGCAAAAAGTGCAAAAATCATGCCAAATGTTTATATAGGCAATAATGTCAATATAGGCGAAAATGTTGTTATTATGGCAGGAGCTTATATAGGAGATAATGTCAGCATAGGCGAAGAGAGTATTATCCATCCTAATGTGGTGATTTATAATGATAGCAAAATTGGCAAAAAATGCCATCTGCTTGCAAATTGCGTAATAGGAAGTGATGGGTTTGGTTATGCACACAATAAAAATGGAGAGCATTATAAAATCTATCACAATGGTAATGTTATTTTAGAAGATTTTGTTGAAATAGGAGCTTGCACAACAATAGATAGAGCAGTGTTTGATAGCACTATCATCAAAGCAGGAACAAAAGTAGATAATCT
The window above is part of the Campylobacter coli genome. Proteins encoded here:
- a CDS encoding GatB/YqeY domain-containing protein, with amino-acid sequence MTLKEQILNDIKEAMKQKDDFKRDTLRTLNAAFKQVEVDERIELDDERILKIITSEIKKRKDAIELYSKGGREDLAQKEQKEIALFESYLPQQLSDEELQTALKELIANLGVSSLKDQGLVMKEAKAKFGARVDGKRLNVTLRELLN
- a CDS encoding acetolactate synthase large subunit, giving the protein MRKISGSAMICEALKEENVKIVFGYPGGAALNIYDEIYLQKYFKHILVRHEQAAVHAADAYARMSGEVGVAVVTSGPGFTNTITGLATAYSDSIPLVLISGQVANSLIGTDAFQEIDAVGISRPCVKHNYLVTCIEEFPRILKEAFYIAKSGRKGPVHIDVPKDVSAALGIWDYPKEISMKTYKPIYKGNSKQIKKLAENLEEAKRPLFYLGGGCIASNAADEIRELVKITQIPAVETLMALGTLRSDDELNLKMAGMHGSYTANMALSECDLLVAIGARFDDRITGKTSEFAKHSKIVHIDIDPSSISKIINAHFPIVGDIKEVVKELLEELKKNQFKSNIHEWRQTLKRYDELYPLAYEDSDEVLKPQWVIQECAKLAPDARIITDVGQHQMWVAQFYPFNYPRQLATSGGQGTMGYSLPAALGAKLAVGEEVVINFVGDGSVLMNIQELMTAYENGIKTINIILNNSFLGMVRQWQSMFYEEHFSATDLSLQADFIKIAEGFGCEGYNIKTKDEFHTAFKQALESNKTSLLNVFIDRFEDVLPMVPAGGAIYNMILPKLKDKQ
- the ilvN gene encoding acetolactate synthase small subunit gives rise to the protein MRRVLSVIVLNEHGVLSRIVGLFSGRGYNIDSLTVAPLPGGEFSRINIVTFGDERVFEQIVKQLHKLIPTYKVIERDEFIEKEMALVKIPLSENLGGLDAVLKAYNGTIANSNENFLFLLVADDTNRIENFLKTIKKYNPSDIVRSGSVLMELK
- the lpxD gene encoding UDP-3-O-(3-hydroxymyristoyl)glucosamine N-acyltransferase → MRLKEIAEFLSLEYEGEDIEITALNSLLRANFTELTYCDGERNIKDIPNTGAAAILVAKEYENLVPKDTKALITQSPHLCFAFLSKIFAKPLFSNAKEKVQNIAKSAKIMPNVYIGNNVNIGENVVIMAGAYIGDNVSIGEESIIHPNVVIYNDSKIGKKCHLLANCVIGSDGFGYAHNKNGEHYKIYHNGNVILEDFVEIGACTTIDRAVFDSTIIKAGTKVDNLVQIGHNCDIGQNCIIVAQTGISGSSELGRNVVMGGQSATSGHLRIGDFSTIAARGGVSKNLEGGRVYGGFPIMLQKDWLKLQAKIAMKFKE